One genomic window of Deltaproteobacteria bacterium CG2_30_66_27 includes the following:
- a CDS encoding beta-ketoacyl synthase — protein MNEIRITEAASVTGLGPDLETTWRRLLAGETAIRPIRRFDAGRYSARNASWVEGLESGGNRSLLYPLLERLLVGFGPLPTGCRLVTATTKGCIDTFERVRKGLPGAVDDIPVSGPLTWLASRLGLNGPGVNINSACASSSMAVARAAAMIASGRADAVLVVCMDLVSEFVFSGFHALQALDPAGCRPFDRNRNGLSLGEGGAALLMMSAETARRKGIRGIGSVVGWGASNDATHVTAPARDGCGLIQAVRRAMAKASIGTDDIAAINAHGTGTVYNDEMEVTAFETVFGSRRIPMNSIKGAIGHTLGAAGGIEVAVGLRSLVERTLPPTTGFHEPMEKCVFPVSPFPQTIDGNYLLSTNSGFGGINAALILKGNAE, from the coding sequence TTGAACGAAATCCGGATCACCGAAGCGGCCTCGGTCACCGGGCTCGGGCCCGACCTGGAGACGACATGGCGAAGGCTCCTCGCCGGGGAGACCGCGATCCGTCCGATCCGGCGGTTCGACGCCGGTCGCTATTCCGCGCGGAACGCCTCCTGGGTCGAGGGGCTGGAATCCGGTGGAAACCGTTCCCTCCTGTACCCGCTCCTCGAGCGGTTGCTGGTCGGGTTCGGTCCCCTGCCGACGGGTTGCCGACTCGTGACGGCCACGACCAAGGGTTGCATCGACACCTTCGAGCGGGTGCGGAAGGGTCTTCCCGGCGCTGTCGACGACATCCCGGTCTCCGGACCGCTGACGTGGCTCGCGTCGAGGCTGGGGTTGAACGGGCCGGGCGTCAACATCAACAGCGCATGCGCCTCCTCATCGATGGCCGTCGCCCGGGCCGCCGCCATGATCGCGTCCGGCCGCGCCGATGCCGTCCTGGTGGTATGCATGGACCTGGTGAGCGAATTCGTCTTCTCCGGCTTCCATGCGCTGCAGGCGCTGGATCCCGCCGGCTGCCGTCCCTTCGACCGGAACCGGAACGGCCTTTCCCTCGGAGAGGGAGGGGCGGCCCTGCTGATGATGAGCGCCGAGACGGCCCGAAGGAAAGGGATCCGCGGGATCGGCTCGGTCGTCGGCTGGGGAGCGTCCAACGACGCCACCCACGTCACCGCGCCCGCCCGCGACGGTTGCGGCCTGATCCAGGCCGTCCGCCGGGCGATGGCGAAGGCTTCGATCGGAACGGACGACATCGCCGCGATCAACGCCCACGGCACGGGAACGGTGTACAATGACGAGATGGAGGTAACGGCGTTCGAAACCGTCTTCGGTTCCCGCCGCATTCCGATGAATTCCATCAAGGGAGCGATCGGACACACCCTCGGCGCCGCGGGCGGAATCGAAGTGGCCGTGGGGTTGCGATCGCTCGTGGAACGCACGCTTCCGCCCACCACCGGGTTCCATGAGCCGATGGAGAAATGCGTCTTTCCCGTCTCCCCCTTTCCCCAGACGATCGACGGTAACTACCTGCTGAGCACCAATTCCGGCTTCGGCGGGATCAACGCCGCCCTCATCCTGAAGGGGAATGCCGAGTGA
- a CDS encoding 3-oxoacyl-ACP synthase — protein MPLKRVVITGMGAISPFGRGVDTLMKALLLGESGVRTLPELADIGGIRTRVAALVPGVDPGEIPRKYRRSMSAMSVFAALATGDAIAQGGLSGEQVRGGRLGVSIGSTIGSPRTTQAFFDDFRTDNSVERMKSGVFFQIMNHSCAANVSHMFGITGRTVAPAAACSTGSLSVGYAAEMISMGKQDLMLCGGADEFHPLTAATFDIMNAASSHFNESPGRTPRPFDRDRDGVVCAEGSGILLLESLDSALRRGAGILAEVIGFASTSDPESIANPNAANIGNCMRQALLDAGIGPADVGYVNAHATGTELGDIAESEAIRSVFGDRVPVSSLKGNLGHAMAASGALELAASVEMMRRGILLPTHNLDHVDPLCASVAHVREVARRRVDTVMKNNFALGGVNSSLILRRFRQ, from the coding sequence ATGCCGTTGAAAAGGGTCGTCATCACGGGAATGGGCGCGATTTCCCCTTTCGGTCGGGGCGTCGACACCCTGATGAAGGCGCTGCTGCTGGGCGAGAGCGGCGTGAGGACTCTTCCCGAATTGGCGGACATCGGGGGAATCCGAACCCGGGTGGCCGCCCTGGTGCCCGGGGTCGACCCCGGGGAAATCCCTCGAAAGTACCGCCGGTCGATGTCCGCCATGTCGGTCTTCGCCGCACTGGCGACCGGGGATGCCATCGCTCAGGGCGGGCTGTCCGGGGAACAGGTCCGCGGCGGAAGGCTGGGCGTGTCCATCGGCTCGACGATCGGCTCTCCCCGGACGACCCAGGCGTTTTTCGACGATTTCCGGACCGACAACAGCGTCGAGCGGATGAAATCGGGGGTCTTCTTCCAGATCATGAACCACAGTTGCGCGGCCAACGTGTCCCACATGTTCGGCATCACCGGGCGCACCGTGGCCCCCGCGGCGGCATGCTCCACCGGGTCCCTGTCCGTGGGGTACGCCGCCGAGATGATCTCGATGGGGAAACAGGATCTCATGCTGTGCGGGGGCGCCGACGAATTCCACCCGTTGACCGCAGCCACGTTCGACATCATGAACGCCGCCTCCAGCCACTTCAACGAATCGCCGGGACGGACCCCGCGCCCCTTCGACCGGGACCGCGACGGCGTGGTCTGCGCCGAGGGGAGTGGTATACTTCTTCTCGAATCGCTGGATTCGGCGCTGCGGCGAGGGGCGGGAATCCTCGCCGAGGTCATCGGTTTCGCCTCGACTTCCGATCCGGAGAGCATCGCGAATCCGAATGCGGCGAACATCGGGAATTGCATGCGCCAGGCGTTGCTCGACGCCGGCATCGGCCCGGCGGACGTCGGTTACGTGAACGCGCACGCCACCGGAACGGAACTGGGGGACATCGCGGAAAGCGAGGCGATCCGTTCCGTTTTCGGAGACCGGGTCCCCGTCAGCAGCCTCAAGGGAAACCTCGGGCACGCGATGGCGGCCAGCGGCGCCCTCGAACTGGCGGCGTCCGTCGAAATGATGCGGCGCGGGATCCTGTTGCCGACGCACAATCTCGATCACGTCGACCCGTTGTGCGCATCCGTGGCGCATGTGCGGGAAGTCGCCCGTCGACGGGTCGACACCGTGATGAAAAACAACTTCGCGCTGGGGGGAGTGAACTCCTCCCTGATCCTCAGGAGGTTTCGGCAGTGA
- a CDS encoding acyl carrier protein, whose protein sequence is MTNQQIIERIDRSIAEEFEIDPEEMKPEKTLFQDLGLDSLDIVDLVIVLETAFKFKIREEEGIRNIRTLGDIHAFVLQKKNELESVPR, encoded by the coding sequence GTGACGAACCAGCAAATCATCGAGCGGATCGATCGATCGATCGCGGAGGAATTCGAGATCGACCCGGAAGAGATGAAGCCGGAGAAGACCTTGTTCCAGGACCTGGGGCTGGACAGCCTGGACATCGTCGACCTGGTCATCGTTCTCGAGACGGCATTCAAGTTCAAGATCCGGGAGGAAGAGGGGATCCGGAACATCCGGACGCTGGGCGACATCCACGCATTCGTCCTCCAGAAGAAGAACGAACTGGAAAGTGTTCCCCGGTAG
- a CDS encoding thioesterase, with product MITPYFPAEEGAPAPLRASLSRSVRFEEVDPLGIVWHGRYASYFEDGRVALTDRYGIGYLDFYGKGIVAPIRMFHVDYLRPLRFRETFTVEAVLHWTEATRLNMEFILRNEAGEVTTTGYTVQMMLDADRNLLMLPPPFYLEFLERWRQGALA from the coding sequence ATGATCACGCCGTATTTCCCCGCCGAGGAAGGGGCGCCCGCGCCGCTGCGCGCCTCGTTGTCCCGGAGCGTGCGATTCGAAGAGGTCGACCCGCTCGGGATCGTCTGGCACGGACGGTACGCAAGCTATTTCGAGGATGGGCGCGTCGCGCTCACCGACCGGTACGGCATCGGATACCTCGATTTTTACGGAAAAGGGATCGTCGCCCCGATCCGGATGTTCCACGTCGACTACCTGCGCCCCCTGCGTTTCCGGGAAACCTTCACCGTCGAGGCCGTGCTCCACTGGACGGAAGCCACCCGCCTCAACATGGAGTTCATCCTCCGGAACGAAGCGGGGGAAGTGACCACGACCGGGTACACGGTCCAGATGATGCTCGACGCCGACCGGAATCTCCTCATGCTGCCGCCCCCCTTCTACCTCGAATTCCTCGAACGGTGGCGGCAGGGAGCCCTCGCTTGA
- a CDS encoding beta-ketoacyl synthase produces the protein MHRVAITGIGIVSCLGNDIERVGTALRRGESGVVFDPEREKIGFRSPLTGAIRDFDAQDYLPKKQRKTMPDFAVQAYVASTDAIRMSRLSPEEVGNGETGLIFGCDSSCLAAVEQVDLLRRRGETRLIGSGQVFRSMTSCITMNLNTLLHTGGACWTISSACSSGGHAVGQAADLIALGRQERVICGGAQEINWESMCSFDALGAFSVRLRDPKGASRPFDAHRDGLVPGGGAAALVLERLDKAKERGARILGEIRGYAFSSDGNHISIPSENGLQRAMRKAISLAGLHPGDIDYICAHATSTPAGDAAEARNIHAVFGAGTPWVSSLKSMTGHELWMSGASQVVYSTIMAMEGFIAPNINFSEPDEDSAKLKIAVETILHPPEHVLCNSAGFGGTNACLVLSFGQ, from the coding sequence ATGCATCGCGTTGCGATCACGGGAATCGGCATCGTCTCCTGCCTCGGCAACGACATCGAACGCGTCGGGACCGCCTTGCGGCGGGGAGAGTCGGGGGTCGTTTTCGATCCGGAACGGGAAAAGATCGGGTTCCGCAGCCCCCTGACGGGCGCCATCCGGGATTTCGACGCACAGGACTACCTTCCGAAAAAGCAACGCAAGACGATGCCCGATTTCGCCGTGCAGGCCTACGTGGCGTCGACCGATGCGATCCGGATGTCCCGCCTCTCCCCGGAGGAGGTCGGGAACGGTGAAACCGGCCTGATCTTCGGTTGTGATTCGAGCTGCCTCGCCGCCGTCGAGCAGGTCGACCTGCTCCGCCGGCGGGGGGAAACGAGGCTGATCGGCAGCGGCCAGGTGTTCCGCTCGATGACTTCCTGCATCACGATGAACCTGAACACTCTCCTGCATACCGGGGGAGCCTGCTGGACCATCAGTTCCGCCTGTTCGAGCGGAGGGCATGCCGTGGGGCAGGCCGCCGACCTCATCGCTCTCGGACGCCAGGAGCGGGTCATCTGCGGCGGAGCCCAGGAGATCAACTGGGAATCGATGTGCAGTTTCGACGCCCTTGGAGCGTTCTCCGTGCGGCTCCGGGACCCAAAAGGCGCTTCCCGGCCCTTCGATGCGCATCGGGACGGGCTGGTCCCGGGCGGGGGTGCGGCCGCGCTCGTCCTGGAACGGCTCGACAAGGCGAAAGAGCGAGGAGCCCGCATCCTGGGGGAAATCCGGGGATACGCGTTTTCTTCCGACGGGAACCACATCTCGATCCCGAGCGAGAACGGGCTGCAAAGAGCGATGCGGAAAGCGATCTCCCTTGCGGGGCTGCACCCGGGGGACATCGACTACATCTGCGCGCATGCGACCTCCACTCCGGCCGGAGACGCCGCGGAGGCCCGCAACATCCACGCCGTATTCGGGGCCGGCACCCCCTGGGTTTCGTCCCTCAAGTCGATGACGGGCCATGAACTCTGGATGTCGGGCGCTTCGCAGGTCGTCTACTCCACCATCATGGCCATGGAAGGGTTCATCGCTCCCAACATCAATTTTTCGGAACCCGACGAGGACTCGGCGAAGCTGAAAATCGCCGTCGAAACGATCCTCCATCCCCCGGAGCACGTCCTGTGCAATTCGGCAGGGTTCGGCGGCACCAACGCCTGCCTCGTTCTTTCCTTCGGACAATGA
- the fabG gene encoding 3-oxoacyl-ACP reductase (Catalyzes the first of the two reduction steps in the elongation cycle of fatty acid synthesis), giving the protein MAQNEIALITGGSKGIGAAIARALARDGFDIWLNYRTDHEAAKEVARQVGELGRSCKLLPFDVADSGSVKGALAPVLETATPRVLVNNAGFSRDGLLVWMEEPEWKDTLSVHLDGFFFVTKMVLFGMLKRRSGRILNIVSTSGQSGVAGQTNYSAAKAGLIGATKSLALEVAKRNILVNAVSPGFIETDMTARLPLDRILPLIPLGRMGKPEEVAEVVGFLASEKASYITGQVISVNGGVYL; this is encoded by the coding sequence ATGGCACAAAATGAGATCGCATTGATCACCGGCGGCAGCAAGGGGATCGGGGCCGCCATCGCCCGCGCCCTGGCGCGGGATGGTTTCGACATCTGGCTCAATTATCGAACGGACCACGAAGCGGCGAAGGAGGTCGCGAGGCAGGTCGGCGAGCTGGGGAGGTCCTGCAAGCTTCTCCCCTTCGATGTCGCCGATTCCGGCTCGGTCAAAGGCGCCCTCGCCCCGGTGCTCGAAACGGCGACTCCCCGGGTCCTCGTCAACAACGCCGGTTTCAGCCGGGACGGCCTGTTGGTCTGGATGGAAGAACCGGAATGGAAAGACACCCTTTCCGTCCACCTGGACGGGTTTTTCTTCGTCACCAAGATGGTCCTGTTCGGAATGCTGAAGAGAAGATCCGGACGGATCCTCAACATCGTCTCCACGTCGGGACAAAGCGGGGTGGCGGGCCAGACGAACTACTCGGCGGCCAAGGCGGGGCTGATCGGCGCGACGAAGTCGCTGGCCCTGGAGGTCGCCAAAAGGAACATCCTGGTCAACGCCGTTTCCCCCGGATTCATCGAAACGGACATGACCGCGCGCCTTCCCCTCGACCGGATCCTGCCGTTGATCCCGTTGGGGCGAATGGGGAAACCGGAAGAAGTGGCCGAGGTGGTCGGCTTTCTCGCATCGGAAAAAGCCTCCTATATCACCGGGCAGGTCATATCGGTAAACGGCGGCGTCTACCTGTAA
- a CDS encoding radical SAM protein, whose translation MKMTLVYPSWRKLDRQTEFHLPPHGPVVFAATVPPEVSLTFVDENLQRVDFGAPCDLVGISVMLTCQLPRAYEIARRYRERGVPVLFGGIATMLHAEEVAAHADSIFLGETEGRFAGVLDDFSAGRLKKTYDYMNSPPDMALIGSARREILSHDLYNYRGVQMLDLIHASRGCRFNCFPCCSAFLGGKTFRPRPIDHVIEEMEKIRNNRLFIVDNSLAQDRRWLIDLFTAMAPLKKKWVSHPILDDDRVLKLASDAGAWYVYQAVFDTSDLIRNRIRRLKDHGIAVEGTILLGTDDQDEDSIRRLVDFLLEVELDVAEFTIMTPFPHSPLRTRIAAENRLLSSDWGEYTADRVVFRPRRMSPEKLQEMYHYAWDTFYAGGGHQIKMAELFAKVIRREMEDGTYYRFHPRKERSFPKSADRP comes from the coding sequence ATGAAAATGACGCTTGTCTATCCTTCCTGGCGCAAACTGGACCGGCAGACGGAGTTCCACCTCCCCCCGCACGGTCCGGTCGTCTTCGCCGCCACCGTGCCGCCCGAGGTGTCGCTGACGTTCGTCGACGAGAACCTCCAGCGGGTCGATTTCGGCGCTCCCTGCGACCTGGTCGGAATCTCCGTCATGCTGACCTGCCAGCTGCCGCGGGCCTATGAAATCGCGAGACGATACCGGGAACGGGGGGTCCCGGTCCTCTTCGGCGGCATCGCCACGATGCTCCACGCCGAGGAGGTCGCGGCGCACGCCGATTCGATCTTCCTCGGGGAAACGGAGGGCCGCTTCGCGGGCGTTCTGGACGACTTCTCCGCAGGCCGGTTGAAAAAAACCTACGACTACATGAACTCCCCCCCGGACATGGCGTTGATCGGATCCGCCCGACGGGAGATCCTCTCGCACGACCTGTACAACTACCGGGGCGTCCAGATGCTCGACCTGATCCACGCCTCCCGCGGGTGCCGTTTCAACTGCTTCCCCTGCTGCAGCGCCTTCCTGGGAGGGAAAACCTTCCGCCCACGCCCGATCGACCACGTGATCGAAGAGATGGAAAAGATCCGGAACAACCGCCTGTTCATCGTCGACAACTCCCTGGCCCAGGACCGCCGGTGGCTGATCGACCTGTTCACCGCCATGGCGCCGTTGAAGAAAAAATGGGTCTCCCACCCGATCCTCGACGACGACCGGGTCCTCAAGCTGGCGTCCGACGCCGGCGCCTGGTACGTCTACCAGGCGGTGTTCGACACCTCCGACCTGATCCGCAACCGGATCCGGAGACTGAAAGACCACGGGATCGCCGTCGAAGGCACGATCCTCCTCGGCACCGACGATCAGGACGAGGATTCGATCCGGCGGCTCGTGGACTTTCTGCTCGAGGTGGAGCTGGACGTGGCGGAGTTCACCATCATGACGCCGTTTCCGCATTCCCCCCTCCGGACGAGGATCGCCGCGGAAAACCGGCTGCTGAGCAGCGACTGGGGAGAGTACACCGCCGACCGGGTGGTGTTCCGCCCCCGCCGCATGTCCCCCGAGAAACTCCAGGAGATGTACCACTACGCCTGGGACACGTTTTACGCGGGAGGCGGCCACCAGATCAAGATGGCCGAGCTGTTCGCGAAAGTGATCCGGCGGGAGATGGAAGACGGTACCTATTACCGTTTCCACCCCCGCAAGGAACGGTCCTTCCCGAAATCGGCGGATCGCCCTTGA